A single Oryza brachyantha chromosome 8, ObraRS2, whole genome shotgun sequence DNA region contains:
- the LOC102712464 gene encoding ABC transporter B family member 14-like has protein sequence MVLIQEKDHPVENSKDSSVDEERITSPPVAEKAVIDQQFPFFGLLCYADGLDWLLMVAGTMGSFLHGMGPSMSYYLVGKGIDVVGNNIGNREATVQELSKLIPYMWALAIITLPGGMVEITCWMYTSQRQMSRMRMAYLRSVLSQDIGAFDTDLTTAKIMAGAINHMSAIQDAIGEKLGHFLSNFSTFFVSIIVAFVCCWEVGMLSMLVVPMLLMVGATYAKMMIDMSMKRMALISEATTVVEQAFSHIKTVFSFAGENSAIKSFIKCMDKQYELSKKEAMTKGLGLGMLQIATFCSYSLTVWVGAAAVIDRSAKGGQTVAAVINILSAAIYISNAAPDLQSFSQAKAAGKEVFEIINRNPAINYESNGTILEKVIGNIEIREVYFMYPSRVDKPILRGFSLTIPAGKVIALVGSSGCGKSTVISLVQRFYDPISGDILIDGQNVKDLDLKSLRRSIGSVSQEPSLFSGTIMDNLRIGKMDGTDEEIIETAKAANVHSFISKLPNQYLTEVGERGVQLSGGQKQRIAIARAMLRDPPILLLDEATSALDSESEKLVQEALDRAMQGRTVILIAHRMSTIKNADMIVVMENGKVAQSGTHEELLEKSPFYSSVCGMQYLEQESGKGEERFTDQVREEQDNGTGTNNEPSSTAHEQEKSLELNSNQPNQEIRKRTSVFYRMFLGTFMLEPGKVLLGSTAAAISGVSKPIFAFFIMTVGVAYFDPDAKRIVGKYSIILFLIGLLTFFSNIFQHYIYGLIGERAMNNLREALFSVILQNEIGWFEQPKNSVGFLTSRVVGDTSMIKTIISDRISVIVQCVSSILIATGLSMAVNWRMGLVAWALMPFQFITGLVQVRSAKGFATDSSTSHRKLILLTSEAVSNIRTVASFVQEEEILKKADSSLQEPMQTSKIESIKYGVVQGVSLCLWHMTHAIALSYTIVQLDKSLATFENCVRSYQAIALTITSVTELWSLIPMVLSAITILDPVLDILDRETQIVPDEPKVHCEDRITGNIEFQYVSFRYPSRQEVIILDGFSLAIEPGQRVALVGPSGAGKSTVVSLLLRFYDPCRGQVLVDGKDIRDYNLRFLRKQIGLVQQEPILFNFSIRENISYGNEGASETEIVEAAMEANIHEFISGLSSGYDTVVGDKGSQLSGGQKQRIAIARTILKRPVILLLDEATSALDGESERLVMSSLAAKEWKSKEGEPSNKITSITIAHRLSTVTSADVIVVMDKGQVVEMSNHETLVAASNGVYSRLYRMQSKGVRD, from the exons ATGGTGCTCATCCAAGAGAAGGACCACCCTGTTGAAAATTCTAAAGACTCCAGTGTGGATGAGGAGAGGATCACTTCTCCACCGGTGGCAGAAAAGGCGGTGATAGATCAGCAGTTCCCATTCTTTGGGCTGCTCTGCTACGCTGATGGACTAGATTGGCTGCTCATGGTAGCAGGAACGATGGGGTCATTCCTGCATGGGATGGGGCCTTCAATGTCGTATTACTTAGTTGGCAAAGGCATTGATGTGGTCGGGAACAACATAGGCAATCGGGAGGCCACAGTCCAGGAACTCTCTAAG TTAATTCCATATATGTGGGCATTGGCAATTATTACACTTCCTGGTGGAATGGTTG AAATTACATGTTGGATGTATACCAGTCAGAGACAAATGTCACGCATGCGGATGGCATACTTGAGATCAGTGCTGAGTCAAGATATTGGAGCTTTTGATACTGACTTAACCACTGCAAAAATCATGGCTGGAGCAATCAACCATATGAGTGCCATACAAGATGCAATTGGTGAAAAG CTTGGTCACTTTTTGTCAAACTTCTCCACGTTCTTTGTTTCCATCATTGTTGCTTTCGTGTGCTGCTGGGAGGTGGGTATGCTCTCCATGCTGGTTGTTCCTATGCTCCTCATGGTTGGCGCAACATATGCCAAAATGATGATTGACATGTCAATGAAAAGAATGGCTTTGATCTCTGAAGCAACCACAGTTGTAGAACAG GCTTTCTCACATATCAAGACTGTCTTCTCATTTGCTGGAGAAAATTCAGCAATCAAATCATTCATCAAATGTATGGACAAGCAATACGAGCTAAGCAAGAAAGAGGCGATGACAAAAGGACTAGGTTTGGGAATGTTACAAATTGCAACTTTCTGTTCATATTCATTAACAGTCTGGGTTGGAGCAGCTGCAGTAATTGATAGATCTGCAAAAGGAGGTCAAACAGTTGCAGCTGTCATTAACATCCTCTCTGCAGCAAT ATATATCTCAAATGCTGCTCCAGATCTTCAGTCCTTCAGCCAAGCAAAAGCTGCTGGCAAAGAAGTATTTGAGATTATCAATAGAAATCCAGCGATAAATTATGAATCAAATGGAACAATCTTAGAGAAGGTCATTGGAAATATTGAAATTCGAGAGGTATATTTCATGTATCCATCCCGTGTGGACAAGCCAATTCTCAGAGGTTTTTCACTAACCATACCAGCAGGCAAAGTTATTGCTCTTGTGGGGAGCAGTGGATGTGGCAAGAGCACTGTAATTTCTCTAGTTCAACGATTCTACGATCCTATATCAG GTGACATCCTTATCGATGGTCAAAATGTTAAGGACCTTGATCTGAAGTCCCTCAGGAGAAGTATAGGTTCAGTCTCTCAAGAACCATCACTGTTTTCCGGTACGATCATGGATAACTTGAGAATTGGCAAAATGGATGGAACTGATGAAGAGATAATTGAAACAGCAAAAGCAGCTAATGTGCACTCCTTTATATCCAAACTTCCGAACCAATACTTAACGGAG GTAGGAGAAAGAGGTGTGCAGTTATCAGGAGGTCAGAAACAAAGAATAGCAATTGCAAGGGCTATGCTAAGAGATCCTCCTATTCTTCTTCTTGATGAAGCCACAAGTGCACTTGATTCAGAATCAGAGAAGTTAGTGCAGGAAGCTCTTGATAGAGCTATGCAAGGAAGGACTGTTATTTTGATTGCCCACAGAATGTCAACAATCAAAAATGCAGACATGATTGTTGTTATGGAGAATGGAAAAGTAGCTCAATCTGGAACTCATGAAGAATTGCTGGAGAAAAGTCCATTCTACTCGAGTGTATGCGGTATGCAATATCTAGAGCAGGAATCTGGCAAGGGTGAAGAAAG ATTTACTGATCAGGTCAGAGAAGAACAAGACAATGGAACTGGAACAAACAATGAGCCATCTTCTACTGCACATGAACAAGAGAAGAGTCTAGAACTGAACTCAAACCAACCGAACCAAGAAATCAGAAAGAGGACATCTGTTTTCTACAGAATGTTCCTTGGAACATTTATGCTGGAGCCAGGAAAGGTTCTTCTCGGCTCAACAGCAGCCGCAATCTCTGGGGTATCCAAGCCAATATTTGCTTTCTTCATCATGACGGTTGGCGTAGCATACTTTGACCCAGATGCAAAGAGAATAGTTGGGAAGTACTCGATAATTTTGTTCCTCATTGGATTGCTCACATTTTTCAGTAACATCTTCCAGCACTATATATATGGCCTTATTGGCGAAAGGGCAATGAATAACCTAAGGGAGGCCCTCTTTTCAG TCATTCTTCAAAACGAAATAGGTTGGTTTGAACAACCCAAGAACAGTGTCGGTTTCCTGACATCACGTGTTGTTGGTGACACCTCCATGATTAAAACCATCATATCTGATCGAATATCAGTCATTGTCCAGTGTGTCTCTTCGATTTTGATAGCTACAGGATTAAGCATGGCAGTGAACTGGAGGATGGGTCTGGTTGCATGGGCTCTGATGCCATTTCAGTTTATCACTGGTCTCGTACAAGTAAGGTCAGCAAAAGGTTTTGCCACCGACTCCTCTACGTCTCACCGGAAGCTCATCTTGCTCACTTCAGAGGCTGTTAGCAACATTCGTACAGTGGCCTCTTTTGTTCAGGAAGAGGAAATACTAAAGAAAGCGGATTCATCACTGCAAGAACCAATGCAGACAAGCAAGATAGAGAGCATAAAGTATGGTGTGGTACAAGGGGTTTCCCTATGCTTGTGGCACATGACGCATGCCATCGCATTGAGTTACACCATCGTGCAACTTGACAAGAGCCTAGCGACATTTGAAAACTGTGTACGGTCCTATCAAGCAATTGCACTGACGATAACTTCCGTCACGGAGTTATGGTCCTTGATCCCCATGGTTTTGTCGGCCATCACAATATTGGATCCTGTGCTTGACATTCTCGACAGAGAAACGCAGATCGTGCCAGATGAACCAAAAGTGCATTGTGAAGACAGAATTACAGGCAACATTGAGTTTCAATATGTCAGTTTCAGATACCCATCAAGACAAGAGGTAATCATATTGGATGGATTCAGTCTAGCTATTGAACCAGGTCAAAGGGTAGCATTGGTTGGGCCAAGTGGTGCAGGGAAATCCACAGTGGTATCTCTTTTGTTACGATTCTATGATCCTTGCAGAGGACAGGTACTAGTTGATGGTAAGGACATCAGAGATTACAATTTGAGGTTCCTAAGAAAGCAGATAGGACTGGTTCAGCAAGAGCCAATCTTGTTCAATTTCTCCATAAGAGAGAACATTAGCTATGGAAATGAAGGTGCGTCAGAAACAGAAATAGTTGAGGCTGCAATGGAGGCAAATATTCATGAGTTCATCAGTGGCCTGTCAAGCGGGTATGACACAGTTGTCGGGGACAAAGGAAGCCAACTTTCAGGAGGGCAGAAGCAGAGAATAGCCATTGCAAGAACTATACTGAAGAGGCCAGTCATACTACTACTAGATGAGGCAACAAGTGCTCTGGATGGTGAATCGGAGAGGCTGGTGATGAGTTCCCTGGCAGCAAAGGAGTGGAAAAGCAAGGAGGGTGAGCCATCGAACAAGATCACGAGCATCACAATTGCACACAGATTATCCACAGTCACAAGCGCGGATGTGATTGTCGTGATGGACAAAGGCCAGGTGGTCGAGATGAGCAACCACGAAACATTGGTCGCAGCAAGCAATGGTGTTTACTCAAGATTGTACCGAATGCAAAGCAAAGGGGTGAGAGATTGA